From Mycolicibacterium cosmeticum, a single genomic window includes:
- a CDS encoding ABC transporter substrate-binding protein, protein MKKVLLTGLAGAALLVTLPAMAACSSSDSSSPQPSGPAKVAPPAILQAGTLKICAPNDGTPPNVYHDETGALAGSEVDLGKALAAELGLKPQFVESAFSAVIPTLQAKQCDVIMAQLYIKPEREAVVDFVPYVYSGTGIAVSKDKPAAVTGMDDSLCGKKVIVAVATTAESLATEQSEKCTAAGKPAVDINRNSHADVALQQVQNGQVDAYLDTAETLGYYATKTGAKIQMAGKPFGTIKIGAATLKGNKELHDAIATALAALETGGTYDKIMTQWGQTDLSIQK, encoded by the coding sequence TTGAAGAAAGTTCTGCTCACAGGGCTGGCAGGGGCCGCGCTGTTGGTCACGTTGCCGGCCATGGCCGCCTGCTCGTCGTCGGACTCGTCCTCGCCACAGCCCAGCGGCCCGGCCAAGGTGGCCCCGCCGGCCATCCTGCAGGCCGGCACGCTGAAGATCTGCGCCCCGAACGACGGCACCCCGCCCAACGTCTACCACGACGAGACCGGCGCCCTGGCGGGCAGCGAAGTGGACCTGGGTAAGGCGCTCGCGGCCGAGTTGGGGCTCAAGCCGCAATTCGTCGAGTCGGCGTTCTCGGCCGTCATCCCGACCCTGCAGGCCAAGCAGTGCGACGTCATCATGGCGCAGCTCTACATCAAGCCCGAACGTGAGGCGGTGGTCGACTTCGTGCCGTATGTGTACTCCGGCACCGGAATTGCGGTGTCCAAGGACAAGCCGGCGGCGGTCACCGGGATGGACGACAGCCTGTGCGGCAAGAAGGTCATCGTGGCCGTGGCGACCACTGCCGAATCGCTGGCCACCGAGCAGTCCGAGAAGTGCACGGCCGCAGGCAAACCCGCCGTCGACATCAACCGCAACAGTCACGCCGACGTGGCGCTGCAGCAGGTGCAGAACGGGCAGGTCGACGCCTACCTCGACACCGCTGAGACGCTGGGCTACTACGCCACCAAGACCGGCGCCAAGATCCAGATGGCGGGCAAACCGTTCGGCACCATCAAGATCGGCGCGGCAACACTCAAGGGCAACAAGGAACTACACGACGCCATCGCAACGGCGCTGGCCGCTCTGGAAACGGGCGGCACCTACGACAAGATCATGACCCAGTGGGGCCAGACCGACCTGAGCATCCAGAAGTAG
- a CDS encoding amino acid ABC transporter permease: MNFDWQFFWKALFTPSGPFLDGLVLTIVVSVVAMVLATLLGLVLALMRRSQFAAVRWCAGVYIWVIRGTPLLVQLVIIYTGLAAVGLYQFHDVSLAGLSVKAAVQAAIIGLMINESAYIAEIVRAGLDSVPKGQFEAAASLGMTPMKLMRWIIVPQSLRVMVPPLGNSFNGMMKTTSVLSVIGVSEMFLVTQSISSATFHTFEIFIVAAIYYLALTTIWTFVQAAIENRLARQLGIQARVPITQRLLGARRATPNPALQPQA; this comes from the coding sequence ATGAATTTCGATTGGCAGTTCTTCTGGAAGGCGCTGTTCACCCCGAGCGGGCCGTTCCTGGACGGGTTGGTGCTGACCATCGTCGTGTCCGTGGTGGCGATGGTGCTGGCCACCCTGCTCGGGCTGGTCCTGGCCTTGATGCGGCGCTCGCAGTTCGCCGCGGTGCGCTGGTGTGCCGGCGTGTACATCTGGGTCATCCGCGGGACGCCGCTGCTGGTGCAGCTGGTCATCATCTACACCGGCCTGGCGGCGGTCGGGCTGTACCAATTCCACGATGTCTCGCTGGCCGGGCTGTCGGTGAAGGCCGCCGTGCAGGCCGCCATCATCGGACTGATGATCAACGAGAGCGCCTACATCGCCGAGATCGTACGGGCCGGACTGGATTCCGTGCCCAAGGGACAGTTCGAGGCGGCGGCGTCGCTGGGCATGACCCCGATGAAACTGATGCGGTGGATCATCGTGCCGCAGTCGCTGCGGGTCATGGTCCCGCCGCTGGGCAACTCGTTCAACGGCATGATGAAGACCACCTCGGTGCTGTCGGTGATCGGCGTCAGCGAGATGTTCCTGGTCACCCAGTCCATCAGCTCGGCGACGTTTCACACCTTCGAGATCTTCATCGTCGCCGCCATCTATTACCTTGCACTGACCACGATCTGGACCTTCGTCCAGGCCGCCATCGAGAACCGACTGGCCCGACAGCTGGGTATCCAGGCGCGGGTCCCGATCACCCAGCGGTTGCTGGGCGCCCGGCGGGCCACGCCGAACCCGGCCCTGCAGCCGCAGGCATGA
- a CDS encoding amino acid ABC transporter ATP-binding protein, giving the protein MTVPSGEPVNDNESAPIVSVRDARCTLGGRRVLDDVNLDIDRGQVVVLIGPSGAGKTTLLRSLNHLEELDSGEIRIAGQSIAHGAGGRKIGKTELARRRREIGFVFQHFNLFPHMTALENVWNAPVRVLGRPKDKACADARALLQRVGLGDKADSRPSQLSGGQQQRVAIARALAMRPKVMLFDEPTSALDVEMVGEVLAVMRELARDAMTMVVVTHEMRFAREVADRIIVMDAGRIIEDAPPQELFASPKSERTKAFLSTIH; this is encoded by the coding sequence ATGACCGTTCCGTCAGGAGAACCAGTGAACGACAACGAAAGTGCTCCGATCGTCTCGGTCCGGGACGCGCGCTGCACACTGGGCGGCCGCCGGGTGCTCGACGACGTCAACCTCGACATCGACAGGGGCCAGGTGGTGGTGCTCATCGGACCATCCGGGGCAGGAAAGACGACCCTGCTGCGATCGCTGAACCACCTCGAGGAATTGGACAGCGGCGAGATCCGCATCGCCGGGCAGTCCATCGCGCACGGTGCGGGCGGCCGCAAGATCGGCAAGACCGAGCTGGCCCGCAGGCGGCGCGAAATCGGGTTCGTCTTCCAGCATTTCAACCTGTTCCCGCACATGACGGCGCTGGAGAACGTGTGGAACGCGCCGGTCCGGGTGCTCGGCCGGCCGAAGGACAAGGCCTGTGCCGACGCGCGGGCACTGCTGCAGCGAGTCGGCCTGGGGGACAAGGCGGACTCACGCCCCAGCCAGCTCTCGGGTGGGCAGCAGCAGCGCGTGGCGATCGCCCGCGCCCTGGCCATGCGTCCCAAGGTGATGCTGTTCGACGAACCCACCAGCGCACTGGACGTCGAGATGGTGGGTGAGGTGCTCGCGGTGATGCGTGAACTCGCCCGCGACGCGATGACGATGGTGGTGGTGACCCACGAGATGCGGTTCGCGCGGGAGGTCGCCGACCGGATCATCGTCATGGACGCGGGCCGGATCATCGAGGACGCGCCACCGCAGGAGCTGTTCGCCAGCCCGAAAAGCGAACGCACCAAAGCGTTCCTGTCCACCATTCACTGA
- a CDS encoding gamma-glutamyltransferase family protein — translation MPTTNGASPFTGAVATPHILATEAATAAYRDGGNAIDAAIAAAAVLTVVYPHNVALGGDLIALVRTPDGAVRCVNASGWSGTGADAARMRATHDGALPVRGAEPVTVPGGVRGWEALRDFGARLSWDRLLQPAERAAQAGVPVAESLDRHLRDPENTDLFGMADFDKVFRPAGRPLRRGELLRQPALAATLRALAGAGPDEFYTGGLADRTVRYLRSHGSVLDAADFAEFRPEITDPIAMDFHGLTVLTSPPNTHGFVMLRALTAIRNLGLTAPLGADLGVLMRVFHQANRLRSTRLADPRLARVDVAALVDGDLAAGAPLGSALGAARAVPGGDTVGVAAADEDGFAVSLIQSVYHAFGSGLIDPQTGILFHNRGTSFSLDPESPNVLAPRKRPLHTLMPVLTTRDGAVSHVLATMGGQGQPQILTQVLLRMIAGANAADAVAAPRAVVGQQVAGCTDDTVVVETGVDPAATAALAASGLDVVDVPRHTEGLGQANVVQVGEDGRLIAAADPRADGSGVVAQFPRHHRAAGPVS, via the coding sequence GTGCCCACGACCAACGGTGCGTCGCCGTTCACCGGCGCCGTCGCCACCCCGCACATCCTGGCGACCGAGGCGGCGACGGCCGCCTACCGCGACGGCGGCAACGCGATCGACGCCGCGATCGCCGCGGCCGCCGTGCTCACCGTCGTCTACCCGCACAATGTCGCGCTCGGCGGAGACCTGATCGCGTTGGTCCGTACCCCGGACGGGGCGGTGCGCTGCGTCAACGCCTCGGGCTGGTCCGGGACCGGTGCCGATGCCGCCCGGATGCGCGCCACCCACGACGGTGCCCTTCCGGTGCGCGGTGCCGAGCCGGTGACCGTGCCCGGGGGCGTCCGCGGCTGGGAGGCCCTGCGGGACTTCGGCGCTCGGCTGTCCTGGGATCGGCTGCTGCAGCCGGCCGAGCGCGCGGCGCAGGCCGGGGTTCCGGTGGCCGAATCACTGGACCGGCACCTGCGCGATCCCGAAAATACCGACCTGTTCGGCATGGCGGATTTCGACAAGGTGTTCCGTCCCGCGGGGCGTCCGCTGCGACGCGGGGAGCTGTTGCGGCAGCCCGCCCTGGCGGCAACCCTGCGGGCGCTGGCCGGTGCCGGGCCCGACGAGTTCTACACCGGCGGTCTGGCCGATCGCACGGTGCGGTATCTGCGCTCGCACGGCTCGGTGCTCGACGCTGCCGACTTCGCCGAATTCCGGCCGGAAATCACCGATCCCATCGCGATGGACTTCCATGGTCTGACCGTGCTGACCAGCCCGCCGAACACGCACGGGTTCGTGATGCTGCGGGCCCTGACGGCCATCCGGAATCTGGGCCTGACCGCGCCGCTCGGCGCCGATCTCGGCGTGTTGATGCGAGTGTTCCACCAGGCCAACCGATTACGGTCGACCCGGTTGGCGGATCCGCGACTCGCGCGGGTCGACGTCGCCGCGCTGGTGGACGGAGACCTCGCGGCCGGGGCGCCGCTGGGATCGGCGCTGGGGGCCGCGCGGGCGGTGCCCGGAGGTGACACCGTCGGCGTCGCCGCGGCCGACGAGGACGGCTTCGCCGTTTCCCTGATCCAGAGCGTCTACCACGCCTTCGGCTCGGGCCTGATCGATCCGCAGACCGGCATCCTGTTCCACAACCGTGGCACCAGCTTCTCCCTCGACCCGGAGTCCCCGAATGTCCTTGCGCCCAGGAAGCGCCCGCTGCACACCTTGATGCCGGTGCTGACCACCCGCGACGGTGCGGTGAGTCATGTGCTGGCGACGATGGGCGGGCAGGGCCAACCGCAGATCCTCACGCAGGTGCTGCTGCGCATGATCGCCGGGGCGAACGCCGCGGACGCGGTCGCCGCGCCCCGCGCGGTGGTCGGGCAGCAGGTGGCCGGCTGCACCGACGACACGGTCGTCGTCGAGACCGGCGTCGACCCCGCCGCGACGGCGGCGCTGGCCGCATCCGGTCTCGACGTGGTGGACGTGCCGCGGCACACCGAAGGGCTGGGGCAGGCCAACGTGGTACAGGTCGGCGAGGACGGGCGGTTGATCGCGGCGGCGGATCCCCGCGCGGACGGTTCGGGTGTCGTGGCCCAGTTCCCGCGCCATCACCGGGCGGCCGGCCCGGTGAGCTGA
- a CDS encoding long-chain-fatty-acid--CoA ligase, which produces MSELPAPRFLDERVAHWAATKPDAEAVTYLQRSWTWSQWDDRVRRLAGALAARGVGRGDVVAFLDKNHPACVEATLAAASLGAANAIINFRLAAEELDYVINDSGATLLFVGAELMPAVEGIRDKLPAVTEIVEVKPDGEDGYEAMLAAATPVGRSPEATPDDVCIVMYSSGTTGRPKGVALTQANVVAHTVNAFDGWTAEPGDKNLVAMPLFHVGGTSYMQYGLQNGVPSYMTRDVDGAALAGGILAGANRTFLVPAVLAKVLDTGPDAVKLFGALKTYAYGASPMPLPLLRRALQAWPDTEFIQVYGLTEVCGVVTRLMPDDHRSGNEERLVSAGTLIPEAELRVVDPNTGEDVPTGEQGELWFRTPQLMKGYLNKPEATAEAITPDGWFRTGDIGRVDTDGYVFVEDRLKDMIISGGENIYSIEVERVLAEHPAVAEVAVFGVPDEKWGVAVKAVVALDKEAVGEAGEVSADDLITWARERLAAYKCPKTVDFLEALPRNPTGKIMKKDLRKPHWEGRDRATV; this is translated from the coding sequence ATGTCAGAGTTGCCCGCACCCCGGTTTCTCGATGAACGTGTCGCGCATTGGGCGGCCACCAAACCCGATGCCGAGGCGGTGACCTATCTGCAGCGAAGTTGGACCTGGTCGCAATGGGACGACCGGGTCCGGCGGCTGGCCGGAGCGCTGGCGGCGCGCGGCGTCGGGCGCGGTGACGTCGTCGCGTTCCTGGACAAGAACCACCCCGCCTGCGTGGAGGCGACCCTGGCGGCCGCGTCGCTCGGTGCGGCCAACGCCATCATCAATTTCCGGCTGGCCGCCGAGGAATTGGATTACGTGATCAACGATTCCGGCGCCACCCTGCTGTTCGTGGGTGCCGAACTGATGCCGGCCGTCGAGGGCATCCGCGACAAGCTGCCGGCCGTCACCGAGATCGTCGAGGTCAAACCCGACGGGGAGGACGGGTACGAGGCGATGCTGGCCGCGGCCACCCCGGTCGGCAGGTCACCGGAGGCCACCCCCGACGACGTGTGCATCGTGATGTACTCCTCGGGCACCACCGGCCGGCCCAAGGGGGTCGCCCTGACCCAGGCCAATGTCGTCGCCCACACCGTCAACGCCTTCGACGGCTGGACCGCCGAACCCGGTGACAAGAACCTGGTCGCCATGCCGTTGTTCCATGTGGGCGGCACGTCGTACATGCAGTACGGCCTGCAGAACGGGGTGCCCAGCTATATGACCCGCGACGTCGACGGTGCCGCGCTGGCCGGCGGCATCCTCGCCGGGGCCAACCGGACCTTCCTGGTGCCCGCCGTGCTGGCCAAGGTGCTCGACACCGGCCCGGACGCGGTGAAGTTGTTCGGGGCGCTCAAGACCTACGCCTACGGTGCGTCGCCCATGCCGTTGCCGTTGTTGCGGCGGGCGCTGCAGGCTTGGCCGGACACCGAGTTCATCCAGGTGTACGGGCTGACCGAGGTGTGCGGCGTGGTCACCCGGTTGATGCCCGACGATCACCGTAGCGGCAACGAGGAGCGTCTGGTCAGCGCGGGCACCCTGATCCCCGAGGCCGAACTGCGCGTGGTCGACCCGAACACCGGCGAGGATGTGCCTACTGGTGAACAAGGCGAATTGTGGTTCCGCACACCGCAGTTGATGAAGGGTTATCTGAACAAGCCCGAGGCCACCGCCGAGGCCATCACCCCGGACGGCTGGTTCCGCACCGGCGACATCGGCCGGGTCGACACCGACGGTTACGTCTTCGTCGAGGATCGGCTCAAGGACATGATCATCTCCGGTGGTGAGAACATCTACTCGATCGAGGTGGAACGGGTGCTCGCCGAGCACCCGGCGGTGGCCGAGGTCGCGGTGTTCGGCGTTCCCGACGAGAAGTGGGGTGTGGCCGTCAAGGCCGTCGTCGCCTTGGACAAAGAGGCCGTCGGGGAGGCCGGCGAGGTTTCGGCCGACGATCTGATCACCTGGGCGCGGGAACGCCTGGCCGCCTACAAGTGCCCGAAGACGGTGGACTTCCTCGAGGCGCTGCCGCGCAACCCGACTGGCAAGATCATGAAGAAGGACTTGCGCAAACCACACTGGGAGGGTCGCGATCGCGCCACCGTTTGA
- a CDS encoding o-succinylbenzoate synthase yields MAPPFDAPLDDLLERLHIVALPMRVRFRGITVREVALIDGPAGWGEFGAFLEYEPPEAAHWLSAGIEAAYGDSPVPRRDRVPINATVPAVPAAQVPEVLARFPGARTAKVKVAEPGQSLADDVARVAAVRALVPVVRVDANGGWTLEQAVRAAAALGPLEYLEQPCATAEELAQLRRLVDVPVAADESIRKATDPLRVVRMRAADIAVVKVAPLGGVGRLLDIAAAVGIPLVVSSALDSAVGMSRGLLAAACLPELPHACGLGTGGLFVEDVAEVALPTDGFLPVGPVVPDPARLAGLAVPADRRQWWIERVRECYRLL; encoded by the coding sequence ATCGCGCCACCGTTTGACGCGCCGCTCGACGACCTGCTGGAGCGGCTGCACATCGTCGCCCTGCCGATGCGGGTGCGGTTCCGCGGGATCACCGTGCGCGAGGTGGCGCTGATCGACGGGCCCGCGGGCTGGGGTGAGTTCGGGGCGTTCCTGGAGTACGAGCCGCCCGAGGCCGCGCACTGGCTGTCGGCGGGAATCGAAGCGGCGTACGGGGATTCACCGGTGCCGCGACGGGACCGGGTGCCGATCAACGCGACCGTGCCCGCGGTGCCCGCCGCGCAGGTGCCCGAGGTGCTGGCCCGGTTCCCCGGGGCGCGGACCGCCAAGGTGAAGGTCGCCGAGCCCGGCCAGAGCCTGGCCGACGACGTCGCCCGGGTGGCGGCGGTGCGGGCCCTGGTGCCCGTCGTGCGGGTGGACGCCAACGGGGGCTGGACGCTGGAGCAGGCGGTGCGGGCGGCCGCCGCGCTCGGGCCGCTGGAGTACCTCGAACAGCCCTGTGCCACCGCAGAAGAGCTCGCGCAACTGCGCCGGCTGGTCGACGTACCGGTGGCCGCCGACGAGTCGATCCGCAAGGCCACCGATCCGTTGCGGGTGGTCAGGATGCGGGCCGCCGACATCGCGGTGGTCAAGGTCGCCCCGCTCGGTGGGGTGGGCCGGCTGCTGGACATCGCCGCGGCGGTCGGCATCCCGCTGGTGGTGTCGAGTGCCCTGGATTCCGCGGTCGGGATGTCCCGCGGTCTGCTGGCCGCGGCGTGCCTACCGGAGTTGCCGCACGCCTGCGGGCTGGGCACCGGCGGCTTGTTCGTCGAGGACGTGGCGGAGGTCGCGTTGCCCACCGACGGCTTCCTTCCGGTCGGCCCGGTCGTTCCCGACCCGGCCCGGTTGGCCGGGTTGGCGGTGCCGGCGGATCGGCGGCAGTGGTGGATCGAGCGGGTGCGGGAGTGCTACCGGCTGCTGTGA
- a CDS encoding LLM class flavin-dependent oxidoreductase, protein MTGMQVGLLDITVAGKPRVDTFTRANYLGAVAARADSFWVPDHLNALFPRALWKPEYCGMARLSPSVDAFLEPWTMLGNLAARNRFRLGLGVCVTDTGRRNPAVTAQGAVTMSRLTRGRFILGIGTGEREGNEPYGVDWSKPVARFEEALATIRTLWNSHGELVNRDSPYFPLRNALFDLAPYRGTWPPIWIAAHGPRMLRIAGRYADGYFPAFPHTPETYAQRLDAVRSSASDAGRDPAAITPALCLSVITGRTDGEVEAALEAEVMRAACLTAPDEMFAKHGLQHPLGVGFSGAQDILPQEWDEQTALSYIKGVTPELTRDLGLVGTPAEVLDKAAAWRDAGVRHMVLINGATLQRSATKALAATIPFTKVMRGLKRL, encoded by the coding sequence ATGACTGGAATGCAGGTCGGCCTACTCGACATCACCGTTGCCGGAAAACCGCGGGTGGACACCTTCACCCGCGCCAATTACCTGGGTGCGGTCGCGGCGCGGGCCGACTCGTTCTGGGTTCCGGACCATCTCAACGCGTTGTTCCCGCGCGCCCTGTGGAAACCCGAATACTGCGGTATGGCGCGGCTGAGCCCGTCGGTCGACGCATTCCTGGAGCCATGGACCATGCTCGGAAATCTGGCCGCGCGCAACAGGTTCCGGCTGGGACTCGGGGTGTGTGTCACCGACACCGGGCGGCGCAACCCCGCGGTGACCGCGCAGGGCGCCGTCACCATGAGCCGGCTGACCAGGGGCCGGTTCATCCTGGGTATCGGCACCGGGGAGCGGGAGGGTAACGAACCCTACGGGGTGGACTGGTCCAAACCGGTGGCGCGGTTCGAGGAGGCGCTGGCGACCATCAGGACGCTGTGGAACTCCCACGGCGAACTGGTGAACCGGGATTCCCCGTACTTCCCGCTGCGCAATGCGCTCTTCGATCTGGCGCCCTACCGAGGCACCTGGCCGCCGATCTGGATCGCCGCGCACGGCCCGCGGATGCTGCGCATCGCGGGGCGCTACGCCGACGGCTACTTCCCGGCGTTCCCGCACACGCCCGAGACCTATGCCCAGCGACTCGACGCGGTGCGGTCGTCGGCCTCCGACGCCGGACGCGACCCGGCGGCGATCACCCCCGCGCTGTGCCTCTCGGTGATCACCGGCCGCACCGACGGCGAGGTGGAGGCCGCGCTCGAAGCGGAGGTGATGCGGGCGGCCTGCCTGACCGCACCCGACGAGATGTTCGCCAAGCACGGCCTGCAGCACCCGCTGGGTGTGGGGTTCAGCGGGGCGCAGGACATACTGCCGCAGGAGTGGGACGAACAGACCGCGCTGTCCTACATCAAGGGCGTCACCCCGGAGCTGACGCGCGATCTCGGGTTGGTCGGCACTCCCGCCGAGGTGCTGGACAAGGCCGCCGCGTGGCGTGACGCCGGGGTGCGGCACATGGTGCTGATCAACGGAGCCACGCTGCAGCGCAGCGCGACGAAGGCGCTGGCGGCGACGATCCCGTTCACCAAGGTGATGCGCGGGCTCAAACGGCTCTGA
- a CDS encoding GlxA family transcriptional regulator: MTRSVVILGFGGVQGLDVVGPFDVFTGASMQLAAERRADGYDVRLISVDGRPIATMTGLEFVAAPAPDPREPIDTVVIPGGFGVEEARSNPAIIEWIRTAAGSARRVVTVCSGAFLAAEAGLLDGCTATTHWAFAPRLADEYPDVTVDPEPIFVRSSDQVWTAAGVTAGIDLALHLVEDDHGTETAQTVARWLVLYLRRPGGQTQFAAPVWMPRAKRAPIRHVQEAIESEPGAAHSISSLAQRAAMSPRHFTRLFTEEVGEAPGAYVERIRTDAARRQLEETDDTVTAIAARCGFGSAETLRRNFVRRVGVSPDQYRKSFS, from the coding sequence GTGACCCGATCGGTGGTGATCCTCGGTTTCGGCGGGGTGCAGGGCCTCGACGTCGTCGGGCCGTTCGACGTGTTCACCGGCGCCAGCATGCAACTCGCGGCCGAGCGGCGCGCGGATGGTTATGACGTGCGGCTGATCTCGGTGGACGGGCGCCCGATCGCGACCATGACCGGGCTGGAGTTCGTCGCCGCGCCTGCGCCGGATCCCCGCGAGCCCATCGACACCGTCGTCATTCCCGGCGGCTTCGGCGTCGAGGAAGCGCGCAGCAACCCCGCCATCATCGAGTGGATCCGTACCGCGGCCGGCAGTGCCCGCCGCGTCGTCACCGTCTGCTCGGGAGCATTCCTGGCCGCCGAGGCCGGACTGCTCGACGGCTGCACGGCCACCACGCATTGGGCGTTCGCGCCGCGGCTGGCCGACGAATACCCCGATGTCACGGTCGACCCGGAGCCCATCTTCGTGCGCAGTTCCGATCAGGTGTGGACGGCCGCCGGCGTCACCGCTGGCATCGATTTGGCCCTGCACCTCGTCGAGGACGACCACGGCACCGAGACCGCCCAGACGGTCGCCCGGTGGCTGGTGCTCTACCTGCGCCGCCCCGGCGGCCAGACCCAGTTCGCGGCGCCGGTGTGGATGCCGCGGGCCAAACGTGCGCCCATCCGCCACGTGCAGGAGGCCATCGAATCCGAACCCGGCGCCGCACACAGTATTTCGTCCCTGGCACAACGGGCCGCGATGAGCCCGCGGCACTTCACCAGGTTGTTCACCGAGGAGGTCGGCGAGGCGCCCGGCGCGTATGTCGAGCGGATCCGGACCGATGCCGCCCGCCGTCAGCTGGAGGAAACCGACGACACCGTCACCGCGATCGCCGCCCGCTGCGGATTCGGCAGCGCCGAGACGCTGCGCCGCAACTTCGTTCGGCGGGTTGGTGTTTCCCCGGATCAATACCGTAAATCGTTCTCGTAG
- a CDS encoding DJ-1/PfpI family protein, with amino-acid sequence MQIAIVLYPGFTALDFIGPYESLRWLPDAEVRFVWHEPGPITADSGVLVVGATHSFGETPSPDVILIPGGFSTVEQTRDQALLDWVRRAHRTATWTASVCSGSIILAAAGVLDGKRATSHWAALPALRTFGVEPVGDERIVHQGDVVTCAGVSAGIDLGLWLAAEIAGEDRAKAIQLSMEYDPQPPFDSGHFSKASTATKASATALMSRELLKPTALKATTLLLWDQAIKKVRARK; translated from the coding sequence ATGCAGATCGCCATCGTGTTGTACCCCGGATTCACCGCGCTCGATTTCATCGGCCCGTACGAGTCACTGCGCTGGCTGCCCGATGCCGAGGTGCGCTTCGTCTGGCACGAACCCGGACCCATCACCGCCGACTCCGGGGTGCTGGTGGTCGGCGCGACGCATTCCTTCGGCGAGACCCCCTCGCCCGACGTGATCCTCATCCCGGGGGGATTCAGCACCGTGGAGCAGACCCGCGATCAGGCCCTGCTGGACTGGGTGCGCCGGGCCCACCGCACCGCGACGTGGACGGCATCGGTGTGCTCCGGCTCGATCATCCTGGCCGCCGCGGGTGTGCTGGACGGCAAGCGGGCCACCTCGCACTGGGCCGCCCTGCCCGCGCTGCGCACCTTCGGTGTCGAGCCGGTCGGCGACGAGCGGATCGTGCACCAGGGCGACGTGGTGACCTGCGCCGGTGTGTCGGCGGGTATCGACCTCGGGTTGTGGCTGGCGGCCGAGATCGCGGGGGAGGACCGGGCCAAGGCCATCCAGTTGTCCATGGAGTACGACCCGCAGCCCCCGTTCGACTCCGGGCACTTCTCGAAGGCGTCCACCGCGACCAAGGCGTCGGCCACCGCCCTGATGTCGCGCGAGCTGTTGAAACCCACCGCCCTGAAGGCCACCACGTTGCTGCTGTGGGACCAGGCCATCAAGAAGGTGCGCGCCCGCAAGTAG
- a CDS encoding alpha/beta fold hydrolase — protein sequence MNLAYDDRGSGDPVLFIAGRGGAGRTWHLHQVPAFRRAGYRVITFDNRGIGATENASGFTTEQVVADTAKLIDDVVGGPVRVVGVSMGSFIAQELMLARPDLVTQAVVMATRGRHDKAREFFSTAERELAAAGIALPPAYDAKIRLLESFSPKTLNDDRAVMDWAEMFTMWPTKPTPGLRSQLDVAPKTNRLPAYQSITAPVLVIGFTDDVVMPPHLGREVADAIPRGRYLEIGDAGHLGFIEQPDTVNTAILEFFGEGRTELPIEAAPVGRA from the coding sequence GTGAACCTGGCTTACGACGACCGCGGTAGCGGTGATCCCGTCCTGTTCATCGCCGGCCGTGGCGGCGCCGGTCGCACCTGGCACCTGCATCAGGTACCCGCGTTCCGGCGCGCCGGCTACCGCGTCATCACCTTCGACAATCGCGGCATCGGTGCCACCGAGAACGCCAGCGGCTTCACCACCGAACAGGTGGTCGCCGACACCGCCAAACTGATCGACGACGTCGTCGGCGGCCCGGTGCGGGTCGTCGGGGTCTCCATGGGCTCCTTCATCGCGCAGGAACTGATGCTGGCCCGCCCGGACCTCGTCACCCAGGCTGTGGTGATGGCCACCCGCGGCAGGCACGACAAGGCCAGGGAGTTCTTCAGCACCGCCGAACGCGAACTGGCCGCGGCCGGCATCGCGCTGCCACCGGCCTACGACGCCAAGATCCGATTGCTGGAGAGCTTCTCGCCCAAGACCCTCAACGACGACCGCGCGGTGATGGACTGGGCCGAGATGTTCACCATGTGGCCCACCAAGCCCACGCCCGGGCTGCGCAGCCAGCTGGACGTCGCCCCGAAGACCAACCGGCTGCCCGCCTACCAGAGCATCACGGCACCGGTGCTGGTCATCGGGTTCACCGATGACGTCGTCATGCCGCCGCACCTGGGCCGGGAGGTGGCCGACGCGATTCCGCGCGGCCGGTACCTGGAGATCGGTGACGCCGGGCACCTCGGTTTCATCGAGCAGCCCGACACGGTCAACACCGCCATCCTGGAGTTCTTCGGGGAAGGCCGCACGGAGTTGCCCATCGAGGCCGCCCCGGTCGGCCGGGCATAG